Below is a genomic region from Fusobacterium nucleatum.
AATAAAAAAGGTGAGAAAGAAGGCTATGAAGAATTAGTAATAAAGGCAGGAGAAATTGTTGCAATAGTAGGACCAACAGGTTCAGGAAAAAGTAGATTACTTGCAGATATAGAATGGGGGGCACAAGGAGATACTCCAACAAAAAGAACAGTTCTTGTAAATGGAGAGCTAATGGATGCAAAAAAGAGATTTTCTCCAAGTTATAAATTAGTTGCTCAACTTTCACAAAATATGAACTTTGTAATGGATTTAACTGTTAGAGAATTTATAGATTTACATGCAGAAAGTAGACTTGTTTTAGATAGAGAAAGTGTAATAGAAAAAATATTTAACCAAGCAAATGAACTTGCTGGAGAAAAATTTACAATAGATACTCCAATAACAAGTTTGAGTGGAGGACAATCAAGAGCATTGATGATTTCAGATACAGCTATTTTAAGTACATCTCCAATAGTTCTTATAGATGAAATTGAAAATGCAGGTATAGACAGAAAAAAAGCCTTAGACTTACTTGTTGGAAACAATAAGATAGTTCTAATGGCAACACATGACCCTATTCTAGCTCTTATGGGAGATAGAAGAATAGTTATTAAAAATGGTGGAATTAATAAAGTTATTGAATCAACTCCAGAAGAAAAAAATATCTTAGGTGCTTTAACAGAACTTGATGATGTAGTTCAAGGTATGAGAAATAAATTAAGATATGGAGAAAGATTAGAACTAGATTTTGAAATTAAGAAAAAATAAAATGTAAAAAAATGGGAAAGTATGTAATAATTTAAATATACTTTTCCTTTTTTGTTATTAATAAAAAAATATAAAAAGTACTTGATTTTAAAAGAAAAATAATATATAATGGCACTTATCATTTAATATAATTTAACAAATTTTAATATTAAATATAATAGGAGAGGAGGAGTATGAAAAAAATAGTAACATATATTTTTCTGGTTTTTAATGTTTTTGTTTTTTCAGATACTTTTAATGAGAATGAAGATGAAAGAACAATTTTAAAGCAAGAACAAAGATCTGAGCAAGAAAGATTGCAAAAAGAATTTCAAAAAAGAGAAGAAATTTTTAATCAATTAAAATCAGAAAAAACAGATAAGCAAGAAGTTTCAACAAATGAAATTAAATTTCATATATCTCAAATAAATTTAGAAGATAATGAAAGACTATTAAATGAAATAGAAAAAGAAAATATACTAGGGAAGTATATAGATAAAGATTTAGGAAGTACAGACATAACAAATTTAATTACGGATTTAACAAACAGACTAATAGCAAAAGGATACATTACATCAGTTACAACAATATCAGAAAACAATGATTTAAGTACAAAAACTTTAAATTTAAAAATAATTCCAGGAAAAATAGAAAAAATAATACTTAATGAAGATAAAGGCTTCGATAATTTAAAGAAATATTTTTTAGTTGATACTAAAGCAGGGAAAGTATTAAATATTAGAGATTTAGATACTACAACAGAGAATTTTAATTATCTTGAAGCAAATAATATGACTATGGAAATAGTACCAAGTGAAATACAGAACCATTCAATAGTAAAGTTAAAAAATGAGATGAAAGAAAAATTTACAGTATCAGCTCTTACAAATAATTATGGGGAAGATAGACAAAATGCTATTTGGAGAGGAGGAGTATCAATCAATATAGATAGTCCCTTAGGAATAGGCGATAGAGTCTATTTTTCATATATGACAGTTCATAAAAAGAAACCAGATAGAAGTTGGAAAAGAACAACAGAAAGTCTAAAGCCAGGAGAAATAGCACCAATAGGTCCAAAGGGATATGACCCAAGAAAAGATACTTTACCATACAAAAGAGATTTAAACCTATATAATTTTAGATATACTTTAAAATTTAATACATATACCTTATCATTAGGTTCAAGTAGAACAGAAAATACAAGCAGTTTCTATACAACTAATACAGTTTATGATATGGAAACAGTAAGTAATACTTTTTCAGTAAATTTAGATAAAATTCTTTTAAGAAATCAAAAAAATAAATTAACCTTTGGAATAGGATTAAAAAGAAAACATAACCAAAGCTATATAGAAGAAGCAATTTTATCAGATAGAGTTTTAACAATAGGAGATATTTCTTTAAATGGAACTACAACATTTTATGGAGGATTACTAGGTGTGTCTTTAGGATATGAAAGAGGAATGAGAGCACTAGGCGCTGAAAGAGATAAAAATAAAGGAGTAAGAAGTCCAAAAGCAGAATTTATGAAATACACTTTAAATACTAATTACTATAAGCCTTTAACTCAAAAATTAGTATATAGATTTAATACAAATATTACTTACTCAAATGATGTTCTTTATGGTTCAGAAAAACATTCAATAGGTGGAGTAGGAAGTGTTGGTGGTTATCATAGAACTGGAAATATACAAGGCGATAAAGCAATAGAAATAGAAAATGAATTATCATATAGAGTGTTAGACTCAGAAAAATTTGGGAAAATAACTCCTTATTTAAGTTATTCATATGGAAAAGTAAGAAATAACAAAAATAATTCAAAATATAGAAAAGGATATATGTCAGGTGCTATATTAGGTTTAAGATATAATATGAAATATTTAGATTTAGATGTAGCCTATGCGAAACCTTTGGCTCGTTCAAACTATTTAAAACCTAAAAATAGAGAAATATATTTTAGTGCAACATTAAAAGTTAAATTTTAGATGGGAGGGAATAAATGAGAAATAAATTTTTTAAGAAATTTATAACAGTAATTTTTTTACTGATATATAATATAGAGATATTTGCAGCTAATTTAGTTGTAGATCCTAACTCAAATTACAATACAAAACTTGATGAATCAGCAAATGGAGTACCTATTGTAAACATTTCTACTCCTAATAAAAATGGAATTAGTATAAATGAGTTTAGCGAATATAATATTGATGAAAAGGGACAAATAATAAATAATGCTGATAATATAGGGAGAAGCCATCTTGGTGGATTAATAAATGCCAATCCAAACTTAGCGCCTAATCAAGCAGCAAATTTAGTAATTCTTCAAGTTAATGGTTCTAACCGTTCTCAAATAGAAGGATACTTAGAAGCATTAAGTAGAGAAAAAATTGATGTTATTCTAAGTAATGAAAATGGTCTATATATCAATAATGGTGGAACTATCAATATTAAGAACTTTACTGCTACAACAGGTAAAGTTAATTTAAAAGATGGCGATTTTATTGGAATAGATGTTGAAAAAGGGAATATAGTTATAGGTCCTAAAGGAATGGATGGAACTAATGCTAACTATGTTGAAATAATAGCAAAGACATTAGAGCTAAGAGGAAATGTAGTAACTAATGATTTAAAAGTGGTTACAGGTTCTAATAGTGCTGTTCCTAATGGAGATATTGCAATAGATGCAAAAGAATTAGGTGGGATGTATGCAAATAGAATAAGAATAATAAGTACAGATAAGGGAGCAGGAGTAAATTCTGATGCTTTTATTGTGTCTAAAAATAGCAAGTTAGAAATAACTGCTGATGGAAAAATAAAGGTAAATAAGATACAAGGTAAAGGAATTGATATTAAAGGAAAAGAATATGAACAAAAAGATTTAGCATATTCTGATGAAGGAATATCAATAAATGCAGATAAAATTAAATTATCTGGAACAGGAACACAAGCAAATAAACAAATTAATCTAAATGGAACAGTTGAAAATAGTGCAACTATATATACAAAAGAAGGAATAAAAACAAAAGGTTTAACTAATACTGGGATAGTACAAGCGATAAACAAGATTGAAGTTGAAGGAAATTTGACAAATAATGGAGAAATTCTAACAAATAAAAATCTTACAGCAAAAGATACCATATCAACTAAAAAATTGATAGCAAAAGATGGAATTTCAGTAGGTAAATTAGAAAATTCTGGGGTAGTTGTAACAGAAAAAAATCTTAATGTAAATAAGAATTTAATAAATTCTGGAAATGTTCAAGCAGTAGGAAAAATATCAGTTGTTGAAAATACAAATAATACAGGAGAAATATTAACTAATAGTTCTTTTACTTCTAAAAATACTATTACTACAAAGAAGTTAATAGCAAAAGAAGGAATTTCTGTTGCTAACCTAGAAAGTTCTGGAATAATAGCAACAGATAAGAAATTAGATATAAATGGAAATTTAACAAATTTAGGAAATATTCAAGCTGTTGAAAATATTTCTGTAACAAATAATGTTTTAAATAAAGGGACTATCTTAACTAATGGTTCTTTTACTTCAAAAGATATTAAAAATGAAAAAGAATTAAGCGCAAATAAAGATATTACAGTATCTAAACTTGAAAATAGTGGAAATGTTGTAAGTAATAGTAAAATAAATATTAATGGAGTTTTAACTAATACTGGTGAGCTTAAAGCATTGGATAGTATAACAGTTAGTGGAAATACTACAAATAATGGAAGTATTCTAACTAATAAAAATTTTGTAACTTCTGATTTAATTAATAATAAAAAAATAATTGCTAAAGAAAAAATTGATATAAAGAATTTAAAAAATACTGGAACAATAGCTTCAGGAAATAAATTTACTATCAATGGAAATCTTGAAAATACTAATAGTATAGAAACTACAAAACTTGATATAACAGGAAATAAGCTAACTAATAGTGGAAGTATTAAGGCTGATAATATTACTACTAATGTAGCTAATATAACTAATGATGGAAAAATATTATCATTTAATAATATTTCTTTTTCTAATGCACAAAATATAACAAACAGAAATGAGATAACAGCACTTAAAGATATTGAAGCAAATAATACAAATCTTGTAAATAGTGGGGATATTGCTTCTAATGGAAAAGTACTTCTTAATAACTCAAATATTACAAATGCTAAAAAAATTGCTTCTAGTACAATAGAAATAAAAGATAATAAGAAATTTGATAATACTGGAGAAATAGTGGGAAATAATGTAACTTTAACAACTACCAATGATATAGATTTAGTTGGGAAATTACATGGTGCTCAAAGTCTAACTATAAGTGGAAAAAATATAACAAATAATGGAGAAACTACTGGAACAGGGACAACTACTATTACTGCTAGTAATAATTTTACTAATAATAAAAATTTATCAGCACAAACACTTATAGTAACTGCAACAGGAGATGTTGTAAATAATAAAGAGTTAAATGGTGGAAAAGTAAGTATAACTGGAAATAATATACAAAATAATGATTTAATTGCAGCAGCAGGAGATTTAACATTAACTGCAACTAATAAAGTTGATAATAAATCTGGAAAAACTATTTTTGCTGGAAATAAATTAACTGTTACTGCTAAAGAAATAAAAAATAATAAAAGAGCAGAACTTTTAGGAAGTAATATAGAACTAACTGCTGATAAAGTAAGAAATGAAGTAGGAATTATAAAAGCATTTAATAATATCACAATAAAAACTGATAAGTTTGAAAATATAGGCGAAGTAAAAGATTTAGATAAATATGAGAAATATTATGAAACTTGGGATGGAAAAAAACTAAGTGAAAGTGAAATAAATGATTGGAAAAGATATTATTCTGAAAACTCTTCTAAGACTAGTGGACATCATTCAGGAAGAGCTATTAGAGAAGACCAAAAAAATGCATTTGAAAGAATAAGTAAAAATGTAGAAAATGATAAATACAAATCTTTACTATTTCCTAAATATAAAAAACTAATGGAAGGCTATTTAGGAAATGAAGGAGAATATACAGAAAAAACAGGGACTACAAAAATATAAGATATTCCATTAAAAGGAAAAGTAAGAAGTTTAGGAAAAACTGAATATGGAAAAGTATTAGCTGGTGGAAATATTACAATAGAAGGTAAAAATGGTGGAAATGCAAATGAAGTATTAAATAAAGATTCCATAATATCAGCAGGAAATACAGTAAAAATAAATACTAATAAACTAGAAAATATTGTGAGTATTGGTGAGAAAGTACAAGTAAAAACTGGTCAAGAATCAATGTTTGTAAAATATCAAAGAGAAAAAAGAAAAAGAAGACGTGATAAGTTAAGAATGGAGGTTACTTACACTAGAGATTTAATTGACCTTAATCAATTTGCTTATGTTACAGGTTCTCCAAGTGTAATAGAAGGAAAAAATGTATTTATAAATAATCTTGTTAAACAAGAAATAGATGATGCAAATGGTCAAATTAATCAAGGAAAAGAAAATAAAGTAATAAAAGAAGAAAGAGAAGTTCATACAGGTGTAAATAAAGACATAAAGAAAGAAAATATTGCTCCTAATCAAATTAATGTAAAGGATGAACTAAAAAAATATGGGAATGTTGGAACAGATGGTGTAATATATAATGGAAATGGTGGTCAACTAGCAGGAAGTACAAAAGTTATTGATGAAATTATAAAAAATGGTAAAATAGATACAGATGCTAGTTTATCAAGCACTTTATTTATTAAAAATGTATCTCCAACATCAAAATATATAATGGAAACTAGATTAAAATATATAGACCAAAAAAGTTTCTATGGAAGTGACTATTTCCTAAGTAGAGTAGGTTATGAAGATAAATGGAATAGAGTAAAAAGATTAGGAGATGCCTATTATGAAAATGAACTGATAGAAAGAAGTATAACAGAAAAGTTAGGAACAAGATTCTTAAATGGAAAGGAAATATCAGCAAAAGATTTAATGGATAATGCAGCAGAAGAAGCTAAGAAAAATGGCTTAACTATTGGAAAAGCATTAACAAAAGAGCAAATAGCTAAACTTGATAAAGATATAGTTTGGTATGAATATCAAGAAATAGATGGAATACAAGTATTAGCACCTAAAGTGTATCTATCACAAAATACAATAAAAAATCTAAATATAGATAGTAGAAGTAGAATAACAGGATTAGAAAATACTTATGTAAGAACTGGTAATTTAGAAAATGCAGGCTTAATAGGTGGATATGGAAACACTTATGTAGAAGCAAAAGAAGTTAATAATAGAACATTAGGTAACCAACTTGCTGAAATAAGAGGTAATAAAACAACAATAATTGCTCAAAATAATATCAATAATATAGGCGCTAAAATCTCTGGAAATGAAAACCTAAATTTAGTGGCTATAGATGGAGATATAGTAAATAAGAGTACAGTAGAAAAAATAGAATTTAATAATGGT
It encodes:
- a CDS encoding ABC transporter ATP-binding protein; this encodes MSIDNKELDEMDFDLLDILGVTEQKVESITLLPGYNKKGEKEGYEELVIKAGEIVAIVGPTGSGKSRLLADIEWGAQGDTPTKRTVLVNGELMDAKKRFSPSYKLVAQLSQNMNFVMDLTVREFIDLHAESRLVLDRESVIEKIFNQANELAGEKFTIDTPITSLSGGQSRALMISDTAILSTSPIVLIDEIENAGIDRKKALDLLVGNNKIVLMATHDPILALMGDRRIVIKNGGINKVIESTPEEKNILGALTELDDVVQGMRNKLRYGERLELDFEIKKK
- a CDS encoding ShlB/FhaC/HecB family hemolysin secretion/activation protein, with the translated sequence MKKIVTYIFLVFNVFVFSDTFNENEDERTILKQEQRSEQERLQKEFQKREEIFNQLKSEKTDKQEVSTNEIKFHISQINLEDNERLLNEIEKENILGKYIDKDLGSTDITNLITDLTNRLIAKGYITSVTTISENNDLSTKTLNLKIIPGKIEKIILNEDKGFDNLKKYFLVDTKAGKVLNIRDLDTTTENFNYLEANNMTMEIVPSEIQNHSIVKLKNEMKEKFTVSALTNNYGEDRQNAIWRGGVSINIDSPLGIGDRVYFSYMTVHKKKPDRSWKRTTESLKPGEIAPIGPKGYDPRKDTLPYKRDLNLYNFRYTLKFNTYTLSLGSSRTENTSSFYTTNTVYDMETVSNTFSVNLDKILLRNQKNKLTFGIGLKRKHNQSYIEEAILSDRVLTIGDISLNGTTTFYGGLLGVSLGYERGMRALGAERDKNKGVRSPKAEFMKYTLNTNYYKPLTQKLVYRFNTNITYSNDVLYGSEKHSIGGVGSVGGYHRTGNIQGDKAIEIENELSYRVLDSEKFGKITPYLSYSYGKVRNNKNNSKYRKGYMSGAILGLRYNMKYLDLDVAYAKPLARSNYLKPKNREIYFSATLKVKF